Proteins from one Flammeovirgaceae bacterium genomic window:
- a CDS encoding peptidoglycan DD-metalloendopeptidase family protein yields the protein MTGGKPILIAVLLFLASFAAFAQKTKSQLQKEKQESLKKIEETERILAETGQQKKNSLGELAALNQRVRQQEALIRSIKNEIALLNSDINQKTEIISTLGEDLKHLKEEYAAMLFASQKASGKLNKLMFLFSSSSFDQLLMRLKYMEQYSVARKDQAEVITRVQSTLTAQVKETQDIKNEKSALLADQLKENHQLEGLKQKQGQLVKYLEKQEKKLKAELEETRKAVAKLDKLINDIIKEEMARAAREAAKGKATKTAEAAVAMSATFEGNKAKFNWPASGFISQKFGRQNHPVLKRIILQNDGINIQTKQNEKVKAIFEGEVRAVAFIPSIGNSVIISHGDYYTVYSGLKDVLVNKGQKVDTNQEIGQVLTNADGISELRFQIRRNTTPVDPELWLKN from the coding sequence ATGACAGGAGGTAAGCCAATATTGATTGCCGTGCTGCTTTTTCTGGCCTCTTTTGCGGCATTTGCCCAAAAAACCAAATCGCAACTTCAAAAGGAAAAACAGGAAAGCCTAAAAAAAATAGAGGAGACGGAACGCATCCTGGCGGAAACAGGGCAGCAGAAAAAAAACTCCCTCGGTGAATTGGCTGCCTTGAACCAGCGCGTAAGGCAGCAGGAGGCGTTGATCCGGTCCATAAAGAACGAAATCGCGCTGCTAAATTCAGACATCAACCAAAAAACAGAAATCATTTCCACCCTGGGGGAAGACCTTAAACACCTGAAAGAAGAATATGCGGCCATGCTTTTTGCCTCGCAAAAGGCCAGTGGAAAGCTCAACAAATTAATGTTCCTGTTTTCTTCCTCCTCGTTTGACCAATTGCTGATGCGGCTCAAGTATATGGAGCAATACAGTGTGGCCCGAAAAGACCAGGCCGAGGTAATCACACGCGTTCAGTCCACCCTCACGGCCCAGGTAAAAGAAACCCAGGACATTAAAAATGAAAAAAGCGCATTGCTGGCAGACCAACTGAAGGAAAACCACCAGTTGGAAGGGTTGAAGCAAAAGCAAGGCCAGTTGGTAAAGTACCTTGAAAAACAGGAGAAAAAACTCAAGGCGGAGTTGGAGGAAACCCGAAAGGCAGTGGCCAAGCTCGACAAGCTCATCAATGACATCATTAAAGAAGAAATGGCCCGCGCGGCACGGGAGGCGGCCAAGGGCAAAGCCACCAAAACGGCAGAAGCAGCGGTGGCCATGTCGGCCACTTTCGAGGGCAACAAGGCCAAGTTCAACTGGCCGGCCTCCGGCTTCATTTCCCAAAAGTTTGGAAGGCAGAACCACCCCGTGCTGAAAAGGATCATCCTGCAAAACGATGGGATCAACATCCAAACCAAACAAAACGAGAAAGTAAAGGCCATATTCGAAGGCGAGGTGAGGGCCGTTGCCTTTATCCCGTCCATTGGCAACTCGGTGATCATCAGCCACGGTGATTACTACACGGTATATTCAGGGCTAAAGGACGTGCTGGTGAACAAGGGGCAAAAGGTGGACACCAACCAGGAAATCGGCCAGGTGTTGACCAATGCGGACGGGATTTCGGAACTCCGCTTCCAAATCAGGAGGAACACCACCCCTGTCGACCCCGAACTATGGCTCAAAAACTGA
- a CDS encoding nucleotidyltransferase, whose amino-acid sequence MNIIIPMAGMGKRLRPHTLTTAKPLLPIAGKPIVHRLVEDIAKVCPEKIDAIGFIIHPGFGKQIENDLIEVAKAVGAQGKIFYQEEALGISHALLFAKEIITGKVIVAFADTLFRTSFELDTSRDGIIWVQQVEDPSQFGVVKLNDRNEITELVEKPTDFVSDLAIIGIYYIRDGEALRNEMQYLIDHDIKEKGEYQFTTALERMKKAGAKFVPGQVEEWLDCGNKEAMVNTNKRYLEFIKDGQLVAASVKQVNSVIVPPCFIGEHVVIENSVVGPYVSIGDSTRIGDSRIANSIIQKNCLVRNAVLNNSMLGNFVNFKGKPEGPSLGDYSAN is encoded by the coding sequence ATGAACATCATCATACCAATGGCCGGCATGGGCAAACGACTGCGGCCCCACACCCTCACCACGGCCAAGCCACTGCTCCCCATTGCGGGCAAGCCCATCGTGCACCGCCTGGTGGAAGACATCGCCAAGGTATGCCCCGAAAAAATTGATGCCATTGGCTTTATCATCCATCCTGGTTTTGGGAAGCAAATAGAGAACGATTTGATTGAAGTGGCCAAGGCGGTAGGCGCACAGGGAAAAATATTCTACCAGGAGGAGGCACTGGGGATATCCCACGCCTTGCTGTTTGCCAAAGAAATCATTACAGGAAAGGTAATTGTGGCTTTTGCCGACACCCTGTTCAGGACATCCTTTGAGTTGGATACTTCCCGTGACGGGATCATTTGGGTACAGCAAGTGGAAGACCCCTCTCAATTTGGTGTGGTCAAGCTTAACGACCGCAACGAGATCACGGAGCTGGTTGAAAAGCCAACTGATTTTGTGTCTGATCTTGCCATCATCGGTATTTATTACATCCGGGACGGGGAAGCGCTGAGGAACGAGATGCAATACCTGATCGATCATGACATCAAAGAGAAAGGGGAGTACCAGTTTACCACCGCACTGGAGCGCATGAAAAAGGCGGGGGCCAAATTTGTGCCCGGCCAGGTGGAGGAGTGGCTGGACTGCGGCAACAAGGAGGCCATGGTAAACACCAACAAAAGGTACCTCGAGTTCATCAAAGACGGGCAACTGGTAGCGGCATCCGTGAAGCAGGTCAACTCGGTCATCGTGCCCCCGTGCTTTATCGGTGAGCATGTGGTCATTGAAAATTCAGTGGTCGGCCCATACGTTTCCATTGGGGACTCCACCAGGATAGGGGATTCGCGCATTGCCAATTCCATCATCCAAAAGAACTGTTTGGTGCGCAATGCCGTATTAAACAATAGCATGTTGGGTAATTTCGTTAATTTTAAAGGAAAACCGGAAGGCCCCAGCCTGGGGGACTACAGCGCGAACTAA
- a CDS encoding tetratricopeptide repeat protein has translation MAYKHHSAIVFFLLALFVGASIPSHAQRDKRKKGGAPTETQLREAEFYFIEAEKYFVLEDYAKALLYFQRVSELNPENGTVHYKIAEVLSKSNKEEDLVKASASIDAALKLDPKNKYFYLLASSIYSNLTNFTKAAQLLETMMKEVNGTEEYLYQLAAIYQYDNKNDEAIKAYDKAEALMGINEMSSLNKQRIYFEQGKTKEAIEEGEKLLEAFPDEEGYVMNFAETLSRQKQLPKAIEVAEDFIATHPGAGNTKMLLAGFYRDNNEEEKARKYLQEVFSDPNVDVSSKVIVIGTYAATLNQQLSAGHADEALKAFTFDLYRQLKASYPNEPNVHIVGGDLYLGLKENKEAKKEYLTAIQKGSTSFEAWQNLLYLESQDNEYDSIVKHSDQGLEIFPNQAMLYYFNGFAHARLNHNQEAAYSLEQAKRLSSSNEGMVSEINGLLGDIYNAMKDYKKSDESYDAALAFNPNNYLILNNYSYYLALRKEFLEKAERMAALVVKNNPDNNSYLDTYAWVLFTRSKYKEAKKIMEKVIGSNPTNPTFYEHYGDILFKLGDVDEAVKQWEKAKSLDATNELIDKKIANKRLY, from the coding sequence TTGGCATACAAGCACCATTCCGCAATTGTCTTTTTTTTGTTGGCCCTTTTTGTAGGCGCCTCCATCCCTTCGCATGCCCAAAGGGACAAAAGGAAAAAGGGCGGTGCCCCCACCGAAACACAATTGAGGGAGGCGGAATTTTACTTTATCGAGGCCGAAAAATATTTTGTGCTGGAGGATTATGCCAAGGCCCTCCTTTACTTTCAGCGGGTAAGCGAGCTCAATCCTGAAAACGGCACGGTGCACTACAAAATTGCCGAAGTGCTTTCCAAAAGCAACAAGGAGGAAGATTTGGTAAAAGCCTCTGCCAGCATTGATGCCGCCCTGAAACTTGACCCCAAAAACAAATATTTTTACCTGCTTGCCTCCTCCATCTATTCCAACCTTACCAATTTCACCAAAGCGGCCCAACTTTTGGAAACCATGATGAAGGAAGTAAACGGAACGGAAGAGTACCTCTATCAATTGGCGGCCATCTATCAGTACGACAACAAAAACGATGAAGCCATCAAAGCCTACGATAAGGCGGAAGCCCTGATGGGCATAAACGAAATGTCTTCGTTGAACAAACAGCGGATTTATTTTGAACAGGGAAAAACCAAAGAGGCCATAGAAGAAGGGGAAAAGTTGCTGGAAGCCTTTCCGGACGAAGAAGGTTATGTGATGAACTTTGCGGAAACCTTGTCCAGGCAGAAACAACTTCCAAAAGCCATTGAGGTGGCCGAGGATTTTATTGCCACCCACCCCGGTGCCGGAAACACCAAAATGCTTTTGGCAGGCTTCTACCGCGACAACAATGAGGAGGAAAAGGCCAGGAAGTACCTTCAAGAAGTTTTTAGCGACCCCAATGTGGACGTGAGCAGCAAGGTGATCGTGATTGGCACCTATGCGGCCACCCTGAACCAGCAACTAAGTGCAGGCCACGCAGACGAGGCATTGAAGGCCTTTACCTTTGACCTTTACCGACAGTTAAAAGCTTCCTACCCCAACGAGCCCAATGTGCACATTGTGGGGGGCGACCTGTACCTGGGCCTTAAAGAAAACAAAGAGGCAAAGAAAGAATACCTTACCGCCATACAGAAAGGCTCCACAAGTTTTGAAGCATGGCAAAACCTGTTGTACCTGGAGTCGCAGGACAATGAGTACGACAGTATTGTAAAGCACAGCGACCAGGGGCTGGAAATTTTTCCAAACCAGGCAATGCTCTATTATTTCAACGGGTTTGCGCACGCGCGCCTCAACCACAACCAGGAGGCGGCCTACTCCCTCGAACAGGCCAAGAGGCTGTCTTCTTCCAACGAAGGCATGGTGAGCGAAATCAATGGCCTGCTTGGCGACATCTATAATGCCATGAAGGACTACAAAAAATCCGATGAATCGTATGATGCCGCCCTGGCGTTCAACCCAAACAACTACCTGATCTTAAACAACTACAGTTATTACCTGGCCTTGCGCAAGGAATTTCTGGAGAAGGCCGAGCGCATGGCGGCCTTGGTGGTCAAAAACAACCCTGACAACAACTCGTACCTGGATACCTATGCCTGGGTATTGTTTACCCGGTCGAAATACAAGGAAGCCAAAAAAATAATGGAAAAGGTCATCGGGTCAAACCCAACCAATCCGACCTTTTACGAGCATTATGGGGACATCCTGTTCAAGCTTGGGGACGTGGACGAGGCCGTAAAGCAATGGGAGAAGGCCAAATCATTGGACGCCACCAACGAACTTATCGACAAAAAAATCGCCAATAAAAGACTGTATTGA
- the gatA gene encoding Asp-tRNA(Asn)/Glu-tRNA(Gln) amidotransferase subunit GatA, translating to MTAGPRFTDFQQALHQNKTSCVDRVRHHLSVIEEKSHLNVFLGVYGEEALKQAATIDQKIKEGTAGKLAGLVVGLKDVFSYQGHPLQAGSKILDGFIAQYNATIVGRLLKEDAIIIGRQNCDEFAMGSSNENSAFGPTLNCVDESRVPGGSSGASAVAVAAGMCQVSIGSDTGGSVRQPAAFCGVAGLKPTYSRISRYGLVAYASSFDCVGVFAKNIEDIALVLEVIAGKDDMDSTVSSRPVPPYTSYLGQHEEKKYRVAYLNEALRPGALQPAIKNALQHKIDQLATAGHRVEGIDFPLMGQALPTYYILATAEASSNLSRYDGVRYGYRSHNTTDLESLYKKTRAEGFGKEVQRRILLGTFVLSASYYDAYYTKAQKVRHLIRKKTKEVFEKHDFIIMPTTPTTAFKLGEKTEDPTAMYLADLFSVHANVAGVPALSVPCGTDGEGLPIGLQIVADDFDEARLFQFSKVLMNFEK from the coding sequence TTGACAGCGGGTCCTCGTTTCACTGATTTTCAACAAGCCCTTCACCAAAATAAAACTTCCTGCGTAGACAGGGTACGACATCACCTATCTGTAATCGAAGAAAAATCCCACCTCAATGTTTTTTTGGGCGTGTATGGGGAAGAAGCGCTCAAACAAGCCGCAACGATAGACCAAAAAATTAAGGAAGGCACGGCCGGAAAGCTGGCCGGCCTGGTGGTCGGGCTCAAAGATGTGTTTTCCTACCAGGGGCATCCCCTGCAAGCCGGAAGCAAAATACTGGACGGTTTTATTGCCCAATACAACGCCACCATTGTGGGGCGGCTGCTGAAGGAAGATGCCATTATTATCGGGAGGCAAAACTGCGATGAGTTTGCCATGGGCTCTTCCAACGAAAACTCCGCTTTCGGCCCTACGCTAAATTGCGTGGATGAGTCCCGCGTACCGGGCGGTTCCTCTGGCGCATCGGCCGTAGCGGTGGCGGCAGGCATGTGCCAGGTTTCCATCGGGTCCGATACGGGGGGGTCGGTAAGGCAGCCCGCGGCATTTTGCGGGGTGGCCGGCCTAAAGCCCACCTACTCCAGGATTTCAAGGTACGGGCTGGTGGCCTACGCCTCTTCTTTCGATTGCGTGGGCGTTTTCGCAAAAAACATCGAAGACATTGCGTTGGTACTGGAGGTGATCGCAGGGAAAGACGACATGGACAGCACGGTATCAAGCCGGCCCGTCCCCCCCTACACCTCCTATTTGGGCCAGCACGAAGAAAAAAAATACAGGGTCGCTTATTTAAACGAAGCGTTACGGCCCGGGGCCTTGCAACCCGCGATCAAAAATGCCCTCCAGCACAAAATTGACCAGTTGGCCACGGCAGGGCACCGGGTGGAAGGCATTGACTTTCCGCTGATGGGGCAAGCACTGCCCACGTACTACATATTGGCCACGGCCGAAGCCAGCTCAAACCTGTCGCGGTACGATGGCGTGCGCTACGGCTACCGGAGTCACAACACCACAGACCTTGAATCGTTATATAAAAAAACCAGGGCAGAAGGGTTTGGAAAAGAGGTACAACGCAGGATACTGCTGGGGACATTTGTGTTGAGCGCAAGCTATTATGATGCCTACTACACCAAGGCCCAAAAAGTGCGCCATCTGATTAGGAAAAAAACCAAGGAGGTTTTTGAAAAGCATGATTTCATCATCATGCCCACAACGCCCACTACTGCCTTCAAGCTCGGTGAAAAGACTGAAGACCCTACTGCCATGTACCTGGCAGACTTATTTTCCGTGCATGCCAACGTAGCAGGGGTGCCGGCCCTTTCAGTGCCCTGTGGCACGGATGGGGAGGGCCTCCCCATCGGGCTGCAGATAGTGGCCGATGACTTTGACGAGGCCAGGCTTTTTCAATTCTCAAAAGTTTTGATGAACTTCGAAAAATAA
- a CDS encoding DUF4837 family protein, whose amino-acid sequence MKRLLFSGVVVLLFWSCGNNKSSLPPASGISGDMYLIMDSTQWKGPLGATLDSLFQIEMEGLPRPEPIFHMRWIDPHKLNFVLKQRRNLIFAVTLDSRTSGARILKNNFTPESLQKIKTDPNAFVLTMPDVFAKGQEVMYLFGNTEKELIQNVREHGQRLIDFFNRKEKERLSSSLYKSGQITGISEWLQKNMSCDIKIPFGYKLVINNEEFLWARQINIADDKDIFIASVPYRSQEQFKKENLIALRDEFCKKYLFEDPEVPNSYLITETTVPYIPVVVQEVSLSGNYAVEMRGLWRANNFSMGGPFVGYALVDEPKGKFYYIEGFTFSPSKDQREIIRELETILGTFRTSGSMVKAE is encoded by the coding sequence ATGAAAAGATTACTGTTTAGCGGTGTTGTTGTTTTATTGTTTTGGTCTTGCGGGAACAATAAGTCAAGCCTTCCCCCTGCATCGGGCATAAGCGGGGACATGTACCTGATAATGGACTCCACACAATGGAAAGGCCCCCTAGGCGCCACGTTGGATTCCCTCTTCCAGATAGAAATGGAAGGGCTTCCCAGGCCAGAGCCAATATTCCACATGAGGTGGATCGATCCCCACAAGCTGAACTTCGTGCTAAAACAAAGGCGCAACCTGATCTTTGCCGTCACCCTTGACAGCCGGACTTCAGGGGCACGCATCCTGAAAAACAATTTTACGCCCGAATCCTTACAGAAAATAAAAACCGATCCCAACGCCTTTGTGCTTACCATGCCCGATGTGTTTGCCAAAGGACAGGAGGTGATGTACCTGTTTGGCAACACGGAAAAAGAACTGATACAAAACGTGCGGGAGCACGGCCAACGGCTAATTGATTTTTTTAACCGGAAAGAAAAGGAACGGCTGAGCAGTTCATTGTACAAATCAGGGCAAATAACCGGGATAAGCGAGTGGTTGCAGAAGAACATGTCTTGTGACATAAAAATCCCTTTTGGGTACAAGTTGGTGATCAACAACGAGGAATTCCTTTGGGCGCGCCAGATAAATATTGCTGACGACAAAGATATCTTTATTGCTTCTGTCCCTTACCGCTCCCAGGAGCAATTTAAAAAGGAAAACCTTATTGCTTTGCGGGACGAATTCTGCAAAAAATATTTATTTGAAGACCCGGAGGTGCCTAATTCCTATCTCATAACGGAAACCACGGTGCCTTACATTCCGGTGGTGGTCCAGGAGGTAAGCTTAAGTGGCAATTATGCCGTTGAAATGAGGGGCCTGTGGCGTGCCAATAATTTTTCGATGGGCGGGCCATTCGTGGGCTATGCGCTGGTGGACGAGCCAAAGGGCAAGTTCTATTATATAGAAGGGTTTACTTTTAGCCCCAGCAAGGACCAACGGGAGATCATCCGGGAACTGGAAACCATCCTTGGGACTTTTCGGACCAGCGGCTCCATGGTAAAGGCCGAATAA
- a CDS encoding LysM peptidoglycan-binding domain-containing protein: METDLAILAHREYVPAVETPELIADRLSCIEGEIKLTYNDRIHAFINYFTIKDRDYTRMVLGRKDLYFPLFEKYLARYGLPDELKYLAIVESGLNPRAVSRARAVGLWQFMSSTGRHFGLHHDWYVDERMDPEKSTEAACQYLGDLYAMFHDWELALAAYNSGPGNVRKAIRRSGYKKDFWEIYRYLPRETRSYLPQFIAIMYTLNYADEHNLFETPEPALVASDTLSVNHFLHFETFANLTGAKMEDMLKLNPSVLRKAIPETGRPYTIRVPLGAKENLILHRGEILDSASRVGKEELEALAKNTLGSTYGRELVAYRVRSGDVLGTIAERYRVRVGDIKNWNNLSSNTIRIGQRLNIWVLPSRQNYPATAVASNQHPTPAPEAMLPPNAKIYTVQPGDTLWDISRKFEGLTIEKIKTLNNLKTTKLQPGQKLIIG, from the coding sequence ATGGAAACCGATTTGGCCATACTGGCCCATCGCGAATATGTCCCTGCCGTTGAAACCCCCGAGCTTATTGCCGACCGGTTAAGCTGCATTGAAGGGGAAATCAAACTTACTTATAACGACCGCATCCACGCCTTTATCAACTACTTCACCATCAAAGACCGGGACTACACCCGCATGGTGCTGGGCAGGAAGGATTTGTACTTTCCCCTTTTTGAAAAATACCTGGCCCGGTATGGGCTTCCCGATGAACTGAAGTACCTCGCCATAGTGGAGTCGGGCCTCAACCCCCGTGCGGTATCGCGTGCCCGTGCCGTTGGTTTGTGGCAGTTCATGTCTTCCACGGGGAGGCATTTTGGCCTTCACCACGACTGGTATGTGGACGAGCGCATGGACCCTGAGAAGTCCACGGAGGCGGCCTGCCAATACCTGGGCGACCTGTACGCCATGTTCCACGATTGGGAACTTGCGCTGGCCGCATATAATTCAGGGCCTGGCAACGTCAGGAAGGCCATTCGCAGGTCGGGTTATAAAAAGGATTTTTGGGAGATATACCGTTACCTGCCAAGGGAGACGCGTTCGTACCTGCCGCAATTTATAGCCATAATGTACACGCTGAACTATGCGGACGAGCACAACCTGTTTGAAACGCCCGAGCCGGCCCTGGTGGCGTCCGACACCCTTTCCGTAAACCACTTTTTGCATTTTGAAACGTTTGCCAACCTTACCGGGGCCAAGATGGAAGACATGCTGAAACTCAACCCCTCGGTGCTGAGGAAAGCCATCCCCGAAACCGGGAGGCCTTATACCATTCGGGTGCCGCTGGGGGCCAAGGAAAACTTAATATTGCACCGGGGGGAAATCCTCGACTCGGCATCCCGCGTGGGGAAAGAAGAGCTGGAGGCCCTTGCAAAAAATACATTGGGAAGCACTTATGGCAGGGAATTGGTCGCCTACAGGGTGCGCTCCGGTGACGTGCTGGGGACAATCGCGGAGCGCTACCGGGTGCGCGTGGGGGACATTAAAAATTGGAACAACCTGAGTAGCAATACGATCAGGATAGGGCAACGGTTAAATATTTGGGTGCTGCCTTCCCGTCAAAATTACCCGGCCACTGCCGTGGCAAGCAACCAACATCCAACCCCGGCACCTGAGGCCATGCTTCCCCCCAATGCAAAAATCTATACCGTACAGCCTGGTGACACGCTATGGGACATCTCCAGGAAATTTGAAGGGCTGACCATAGAAAAAATCAAAACCCTCAACAACCTCAAGACGACCAAATTGCAGCCAGGCCAAAAATTAATCATCGGCTGA
- a CDS encoding DUF4292 domain-containing protein produces MHKRALIILLALPLLFQACSKKIVPLATQDISKALAIQEIDFEYFHGKARLNFNDGKKEREVKANIRVRKDSVIWMTFSVIGVQGGKALINHDSITIVSTVDKEYFVFDYAELSKRFNFKIDYHVIQSAFLGNLILPRSQDDKVERLPTYDLLTQQKGSVLIKNYINASLSKIEKVELTEVDSKNAITLNYTNFQAVENKIFPYNGVISLVYKTPAGVLNNVITFEYNKAEVGDRELRFPFNIPRKYDRR; encoded by the coding sequence ATGCACAAAAGGGCCCTCATCATCTTATTGGCACTCCCCTTGCTTTTTCAGGCGTGCAGCAAAAAAATTGTTCCGTTGGCCACGCAAGACATATCAAAGGCCCTGGCCATCCAGGAGATCGATTTTGAATACTTTCATGGAAAAGCCAGGCTTAACTTCAACGATGGCAAAAAAGAAAGGGAAGTAAAGGCCAATATCAGGGTGAGGAAGGACAGCGTGATATGGATGACTTTTTCGGTCATTGGCGTACAGGGCGGGAAAGCGCTCATCAATCACGACTCCATCACCATTGTGAGCACGGTAGACAAGGAGTACTTTGTTTTCGATTATGCCGAATTGTCAAAGCGCTTCAATTTTAAAATCGACTACCACGTTATTCAGTCTGCATTTTTGGGCAACCTGATACTGCCGCGCAGCCAGGACGACAAGGTGGAGCGGCTGCCTACCTACGACTTGCTTACCCAACAAAAAGGTTCTGTCTTGATAAAAAACTACATCAACGCTTCCTTGTCAAAAATCGAAAAGGTGGAGCTGACCGAAGTGGATTCGAAAAACGCCATCACCCTTAACTACACCAATTTTCAAGCGGTTGAAAACAAAATCTTTCCCTACAACGGGGTCATCAGCCTTGTTTACAAAACACCGGCTGGTGTTTTGAACAACGTCATTACCTTTGAATACAACAAAGCCGAGGTGGGCGACCGGGAGCTCAGGTTCCCTTTCAATATCCCGCGGAAATATGACAGGAGGTAA
- a CDS encoding twin-arginine translocase TatA/TatE family subunit translates to MSAILLIGMPGMGEWVIIGLFVLVFFGAKKIPDFAKGLGKGIREFKDAVKDVKKEVDEASKEAKIDEGSK, encoded by the coding sequence ATGAGTGCTATTCTTTTGATTGGAATGCCAGGCATGGGCGAGTGGGTGATCATCGGACTTTTCGTTTTGGTGTTTTTTGGCGCAAAAAAAATCCCTGATTTTGCAAAAGGCCTTGGCAAAGGCATTCGCGAATTCAAGGATGCGGTAAAAGACGTGAAAAAAGAAGTGGATGAAGCCAGTAAGGAAGCCAAGATAGATGAAGGCAGCAAGTAG